A genome region from Glycine max cultivar Williams 82 chromosome 5, Glycine_max_v4.0, whole genome shotgun sequence includes the following:
- the LOC100811665 gene encoding uncharacterized protein isoform X1 — MDFPLSSEDPAILQLHNWDLSETRIGLSDFREAFLSPTREILLLHSYEREALLLPLSKGVLHSGGAEGGYDYENHNPGSADVSPEASTRPSESVLVNDSPCTSGSDTDIDTDLAGIKCSKSNSCPYISDVNSLAWAHCEDGYDQHNDASFREVLFVSGRCGVTVHAFSKPTKTKGMVQPMLEGNFRQGRWVEWGPIATLSSDFSHGVSRDQNVNLTGDDGVELLRGSATKRYLESFFTKVETTVSDGILLTKFPENNEFPCSTKVVSFSIFDGSLSLDHLLKEKTVQNKENWQEPADSVRDASDHSSLSSCGADTKLDCFSSVFGVVINGFYKCRRVFSSASNCLVGFFLTLMHHVSVNISDENQRGRSGDLLLVAKLDNWGIWWVSMVKLDERINIVQSVEWMDFQFSDNLLVCLNSSGLIVLYSAMSGEYMTHLNVLQETCGLNPHFNLQGLEKLYSHDNIYAKQECSIKDNMSDQQSDSFRRSFKRLVVASHTSLLAVVDECGVIYVISLREYIPDKSYSSEKLLPHCQQFGLGMLVGWGVGGSDIDRQAVYSNLSGHFQSNDLNIKHGSVASLDKAVAGNALQKTNGCTFKEKGNLVGSYSSGFSATSKVNNGHKFLGYDVQSPVMRKILLPNFRVSEDDSICFSPLGITIFSKKKCVKNQKGSQLIHFNLQVKLEVRDDNFLDSVYDVYHFDGKDVIGEAIGCTFQGCFYIVRDGGLSVYIPSISILSNFLPVEYIGYRQSSKDMGISVLLKDNLKIKEPTKRFSPWKVEILDRVLLYEGTEMADQLCLKNGWDIKVSRIRQLQIALDYLKFYEIERSLEMLVDVDLAEEGILRLLFAAVYLILNKGGNDSETSAASRLLALATCFATKMLHKYGLLQHKKDTCIAEGFNKTGLLSLPPIEPVKLKTEVDFAQKLCEIAHFLEIIRNLQCRHRSIFLRASQGLVDSGEESSLISTDMLQEESQLSILPSDLESLDVLNQHELSFPLPGGNNNENLVLVPVDSESHLVSDEFGSISHLTPLEGILGKKVLPVENPREMMARWKLNNLDLKTVVRDALLSGRLPLAVLHLHQMNDFVADKEPHDTFTEVRDIGRAVAYELFLKGETELAVATLQRLGENIESYLKQLLFGTVRRSLRIQIAEEMKRYGYLGPYEWKILDDMSLIESLYPSSSFWKTYNRRLKEISIAPDSVLPVENKLRLLHNHSFHSHVIECGEIDGIVFDAWIDISESSSALEVDEDDAHVGYWAAAAVWFDAWDQRTVDRMILNQSVHSDNPILWESQLEYHVCRNHWKEVFRLLDLMPAYVLSAGSLQLNLDLLQPASSLGCNMNMKSSNYGNFLCSFEELDSVFMEVPDVQMYRFSPDICSGWMRMLVEEKLAKRFIFLKEYWEGTLEMITLLARSGFISGRDKICLEDDLTKMSSVRDGAVQALHKIFVHHCAQYNLPNLLDLYLDHHRLALENDSLYALQETAVDCEWARWLLLSRVKGCEYEASLANARSIMSRNLVPRSGLSVLELDEIIRTVDDIAEGGGEMAALATLMHAAVPIQSCLNSGGVNRHSYSSAQCTLENLRPTLQKFPTLWRTLVGACLGQDTMALLVPKAKTALSDYLNWRDDIFFSTGRDTSLLQMLPCWFPKPIRRLIQLYVQGPLGCQSFSGFPTGETLLHRDIDLFINADVHAEINAISWEATIQRHIEEELYGPLLEENGLGLEHLLHRGRALAAFNQILGHRIQNLKSEGESSTSAHGQTNIQSDVQTLLSPLGQSEETLLSSVLPIAIMHFEDSMLVASCAFLMELCGLSANKLHADIAVLKRISLFYKSSENNENLRQLSPKGSVFHAISHEGDVTESLARALADEYLHKDSPVTGTETVSKQPSRALMLVLHHLEKASLPRLVDGKTYGSWLLSGNGDGNELRSQRKAASQNWTLVTNFCRLHQLPLSTKYLAVLARDNDWIEFLSEAQIGGYSFDTVVQVASKEFSDLRLRLHMLTVLRAMQSKKKASTVLFLDSLEKGSETTFPDENMGVPVELFQILAECEKQKCSGEALLRKAKELSWSILAMVASCFLDVSSLSCLTVWLEITAARETSSIKVNDIASQIADNVGAAVNATNALPVGDRVLTFHYNRQSPKRRRLITPVSLDSSASAISDISSSSISEKIFDSQGKTMENDRKIEHFGCINVPSNSDEGPASLSKMVAVLCEQQLFLPLLRAFEMFLPSCPLLPFIRALQAFSQMRLSEASAHLGSFSARIKEEPIYLQENVGREAQIGASWISSTASTAADAVLSTCPSPYEKRCLLQLLAATDFGDGGHTAAYYRRIYWKINLAEPLLRKDNELHLGDEISDDASLLSALENNRHWEQARNWAKQLEANGAPWKSATHHVTESQAESMVAEWKEFLWDVPEERVALWSHCHTLFIRYSFPSLQAGLFFLKHAEAVEKDLPARELHELLLLSLQWLSGMISLSNPVCPLQLLREIETKVWLLAVESETQVKSEGDFNFTFSTRESGIKNDSSIIDRTASIIAKMDNHINTMRSRIVEKYESRENNQIPHKNQVMDAGLSTTFAGNMKTKRRAKGYMASRRPPLESTDKNADTDDGSSTIGLKNELQLQEENIKVEMSFSRWEERVGTAELERAVLSLLEFGQIVAAKQLQYKFSPGQIPSEFRLVDAALKLAAISTPPSNVSVPMLDEEVRSVMQSYGIMNDKHYVDPLQVLESLVTIFIEGSGRGLCKRIIAVIKAANTLGLSFFEGFNKQPIELLQLLSLKAQDSFEEANFLVQTHPMPAASIAQILAESFLKGVLAAHRGGYMDSQKEEGPAPLLWRFSDFLKWAELCPSEPEIGHALMRLVITGQEIPHACEVELLILSHHFYKSSSCLDGVDVLVALAATRVDAYVLEGDFPCLARLITGVGNFYALNFILGILIENGQLDLLLQKYSAAADTNTGTAEAVRGFRMAVLTSLKHFNPNDLDAFAMVYNHFDMKHETAALLESRAEQSCEQWFHRYNKDQNEDLLDSMRYFIEAAEVHSSIDAGNKTRKDCAQASLLSLQIRMPDFQWLYRSETNARRALVEQSRFQEALIVAEAYNLNQPSEWALVLWNQMLKPEVMEEFVAEFVAVLPLQPSMLIDLARFYRAEVAARGDQSHFSVWLTGGGLPAEWAKYLGRSFRCLLKRTRDLKLRMQLATVATGFGDVIDACTEEMDKVADNAAPLVLRKGHGGAYLPLM, encoded by the exons CATTGTGAGGACGGCTATGATCAGCACAATGATGCTTCATTTAGAGAAGTTCTATTTGTTTCTGGGAGATGTGGGGTAACTGTCCATGCTTTTTCCAAACCAACAAAAACCAAGGGAATGGTTCAACCCATGTTAGAGGGTAACTTTAGGCAAGGCAGGTGGGTGGAATGGGGGCCCATTGCTACATTATCTTCCGACTTCAGTCATGGAGTCTCTAGAGACCAGAATGTAAATTTGACTGGAGATGATGGAGTTGAGTTGTTAAGAGGTTCTGCTACTAAGAGATACTTAGAATCATTTTTCACAAAAGTTGAAACTACTGTATCTGATGGTATTCTTTTGACCAAATTTCCTGAGAATAATGAATTTCCTTGCTCGACAAAAGTGGTTTCTTTTAGCATATTTGATGGCAGTCTATCCTTGGACCATCTCCTCAAAGAAAAAACAGTCCAAAATAAGGAGAATTGGCAGGAACCAGCTGATTCAGTAAGAGATGCTTCTGACCACTCTAGCTTGAGCTCTTGTGGAGCAGATACTAAGCTTGATTGTTTTTCCAGTGTTTTTGGTGTTGTGATTAATGGGTTCTACAAATGTCGCAGAGTGTTCTCGAGTGCTTCGAATTGCCTGGTAGGATTTTTTTTGACATTAATGCATCACGTGTCTGTCAATATTAGTGATGAAAATCAAAGAGGCAGAAGCGGAGATTTACTTCTTGTTGCCAAGTTAGATAATTGGGGTATTTGGTGGGTTTCAATGGTGAAGCTTGATGAAAGAATAAACATAGTTCAGTCAGTTGAGTGGATGGATTTCCAATTTTCTGATAATCTTCTTGTCTGTCTTAATTCTTCTGGCTTGATTGTTCTCTATTCTGCAATGTCCGGTGAATACATGACACATTTAAATGTTTTACAGGAGACTTGTGGCCTTAACCCCCATTTTAATTTGCAAGGGTTAGAAAAGTTATATTCACACGATAATATATATGCTAAACAAGAGTGTAGCATTAAGGATAACATGTCTGACCAGCAGAGTGATTCTTTTAGGAGATCATTCAAGAGGTTAGTTGTTGCTTCACACACCTCCCTTTTAGCTGTGGTTGATGAATGTGGTGTGATCTATGTGATCTCTTTGAGGGAATATATACCTGACAAAAGTTATTCATCTGAGAAGTTGCTTCCACATTGTCAGCAATTTGGGCTGGGAATGTTGGTTGGCTGGGGAGTTGGTGGTTCTGATATAGATCGCCAAGCAGTATACTCCAATTTATCTGGACATTTTCAATCAAAtgatttaaacataaaacatggAAGTGTTGCTTCCTTAGACAAAGCTGTGGCAGGTAATGCACTTCAGAAAACTAATGGCTGCACATTCAAAGAAAAGGGGAATTTGGTTGGCTCCTATTCTAGTGGTTTTTCTGCTACTTCTAAAGTAAATAATGGTCACAAATTTCTTGGTTATGATGTGCAATCACCTGTTATGAGAAAGATATTACTTCCCAATTTTAGAGTCTCTGAGGATGATTCTATTTGTTTTTCTCCTTTGGGAATTACTATTTTCTCTAAAAAGAAGTGTGTAAAGAATCAGAAGGGTTCTCAGCTTATCCATTTTAATCTGCAAGTGAAGTTAGAAGTCCGTGATGACAACTTCTTAGACAGTGTATATGATGTATACCACTTTGATGGAAAAGATGTTATTGGAGAAGCAATTGGTTGCACATTCCAAGGTTGTTTTTATATTGTGAGAGATGGTGGTCTATCAGTATATATTCCCTCcatttcaattttatcaaattttcttcCTGTTGAGTACATTGGTTATCGTCAATCAAGTAAGGATATGGGGATTTCAGTTCTACTTAAAgacaatctaaaaataaaagaaccaaCCAAAAGGTTTTCTCCTTGGAAAGTTGAAATTTTGGACAGAGTTCTTCTGTATGAAGGCACTGAAATGGCAGATCAATTGTGTTTGAAAAATG GATGGGACATCAAAGTTTCTCGTATTCGTCAATTACAAATAGCATTGGACTACttgaaattttatgaaatagAAAG ATCTTTGGAAATGCTTGTGGATGTTGATCTAGCAGAAGAGGGAATTTTGAGATTGCTTTTTGCTGCTGTGTATCTTATACTTAATAAAGGTGGCAATGATAGTGAAACTTCTGCTGCTTCTAG GCTTCTTGCACTGGCCACTTGCTTTGCAACAAAGATGCTCCATAAATATGGGTTGCTACAACATAAAAAGGATACATGCATAGCAGAGGGCTTTAACAAGACGGGATTACTATCTCTTCCACCAATTGAACCAGTTAAACTAAAAACTGAGGTGGATTTTGCTCAGAAACTTTGTGAGATAGCTCATTTCTTGGAGATCATCCGAAATCTGCAATGTAGACATAGGTCAATATTTCTAAGGGCCAGTCAAGGATTG GTCGACAGTGGAGAAGAGTCATCTTTAATAAGTACAGACATGTTGCAGGAAGAATCCCAACTTTCAATTCTTCCATCAGATTTAGAGTCATTGGATGTGTTGAACCAACATGAGCTTTCTTTTCCTCTACCAGGCGGCAACAATAATGAAAATCTTGTGCTGGTGCCTGTTGATTCTGAGTCTCATTTGGTCTCAGATGAATTTGGCAGCATATCTCATTTAACCCCATTAGAAGGAATTTTAGGAAAGAAAGTTTTGCCTGTGGAAAATCCAAGAGAGATGATGGCACGTTGGAAGCTAAATAATCTGGACCTTAAGACTGTGGTTAGGGATGCTTTGCTCTCTGGCCGTCTTCCTTTGGCAGTTCTGCATCTTCATCAAATGAATGATTTCGTTGCTGATAAAGAGCCTCATGATACTTTTACTGAAGTTCGTGACATTGGCAGAGCTGTTGcttatgaattatttttgaaG GGTGAAACTGAACTTGCTGTTGCTACACTTCAAAGACTTGGAGAGAACATTGAATCTTATCTTAAACAACTTCTGTTTGGCACTGTAAGGAGATCCTTGCGAATCCAGATTGCTGAGGAAATGAAAAGATATGGTTATCTAGGACCATATGAGTGGAAGATATTGGATGATATGTCACTGATTGAG AGTCTCTATCCTAGCAGTAGCTTCTGGAAAACATATAATCGCCGACTGAAAGAAATCAGCATTGCACCGGACTCTGTTTTACCAGTGGAAAATAAATTAAGGCTCTTGCATAACCATTCATTTCATAGTCATGTCATTGAATGTGGTGAGATTGATGGAATTGTCTTTGATGCATGGATTGATATTAGTGAAAGTTCCTCTGCTCTGGAAGTTGATGAAGATGATGCTCATGTTGGATATTGGGCCGCAGCTGCTGTCTGGTTTGATGCCTGGGACCAAAGAACTGTTGATCGT ATGATATTGAATCAATCTGTTCATTCGGACAATCCTATATTGTGGGAGTCACAACTTGAATATCATGTTTGCCGTAACCACTGGAAGGAAGTCTTTAGACTGCTGGACTTGATGCCTGCATATGTCCTATCGGCTGGAAGCCTTCAACTCAATTTGGATCTTTTACAGCCTGCCTCATCTTTAGGATGCAATATGAATATGAAGTCTTCTAATTATGGAAATTTCTTGTGCTCTTTTGAAGAATTGGATTCTGTATTTATGGAAGTTCCAGATGTCCAAATGTATAGGTTTTCACCTGATATATGTTCTGGGTGGATGAGGATGCTTGTGGAGGAAAAGCTTGCaaaaagatttatatttttgaaggaATATTGGGAGGGGACATTGGAGATGATAACTCTCTTGGCTCGTTCAGGTTTCATATCTGGCAGAGATAAGATCTGCTTGGAGGATGATCTTACTAAGATGTCATCTGTCAGAGATGGAGCTGTACAAGCTTTGCATAAAATATTTGTACATCACTGTGCACAATATAACTTGCCAAATCTTTTGgacctttaccttgatcatcaTCGTTTGGCCCTCGAAAATGATTCACTTTATGCATTACAGGAAACTGCT GTTGATTGTGAATGGGCAAGATGGCTACTCTTATCGAGAGTTAAGGGGTGTGAATATGAGGCCTCACTTGCCAATGCTCGATCGATAATGTCACGTAATTTAGTTCCTAGAAGTGGCCTCAGTGTTCTGGAGTTAGATGAAATAATTCGAACAGTCGATGACATTGCTGAAGGAGGGGGAGAAATGGCAGCCTTGGCAACCCTGATGCATGCTGCTGTTCCGATTCAAAGCTGCTTAAATAGTGGTGGTGTAAATAGGCATAGTTATTCCTCTGCCCAGTGCACATTGGAGAACCTTAGGCCAACTTTGCAAAAGTTCCCCACATTGTGGCGCACTCTCGTTGGAGCATGTCTTGGACAAGACACAATGGCCTTGCTGGTCCCTAAGGCAAAAACTG CTTTATCCGACTATCTTAATTGGCGTGATGACATCTTCTTCTCTACTGGTCGTGATACTTCACTTCTACAAATGCTTCCATGCTGGTTTCCTAAGCCTATACGCAGATTGATACAGCTTTATGTTCAG GGTCCTCTTGGATGCCAATCATTTTCAGGGTTCCCTACAGGCGAAACTTTGCTGCACAGAGACATTGATTTATTCATAAATGCTGATGTACATGCTGAGATAAATGCAATCTCCTGGGAGGCAACGATCCAAAGACACATTGAAGAAGAATTATATGGTCCTTTACTTGAG GAAAATGGATTGGGGCTTGAGCATCTTTTACATCGGGGACGGGCATTGGCTGCTTTTAACCAAATTCTTGGCCATAGAATTCAAAATCTGAAGTCAGAAGGGGAATCTAGTACTTCAGCTCATGGACAAACTAACATTCAATCAGATGTTCAGACACTTCTCTCACCACTAGGACAAAGTGAAGAGACTCTACTTTCATCT GTTTTGCCAATTGCTATTATGCATTTTGAGGATTCCATGCTTGTTGCTTCGTGTGCTTTTCTTATGGAGCTATGTGGTTTATCAGCCAACAAACTGCACGCTGATATTGCTGTGCTAAAACGGATATCTCTGTTCTACAAATCAagtgaaaataatgaaaatctCAGGCAATTATCACCTAAGGGATCTGTGTTTCATGCAATATCCCATGAAGGTGATGTAACAGAATCTCTTGCTCGAGCTTTAGCTGATGAATATTTGCACAAGGATTCTCCTGTAACTGGTACTGAGACTGTAAGTAAACAACCTTCACGAGCTCTTATGCTTGTGTTGCACCATTTGGAAAAGGCTAGCCTTCCTCGGTTGGTTGATGGAAAAACATATGGGTCATGGCTATTAAGTGGAAATGGTGATGGAAATGAGTTAAGATCTCAACGAAAGGCTGCTAGTCAGAACTGGACTTTGGTAACAAATTTTTGTAGATTGCACCAGCTTCCATTAAGTACTAAGTACCTTGCTGTATTAGCTAGAGACAATGACTGG attgaatttttgtctgaagcTCAGATTGGAGGATATTCATTTGATACAGTAGTCCAAGTG GCATCAAAGGAGTTTAGTGATCTGCGTCTCCGACTTCATATGTTAACAGTTTTGAGAGCAATGCAGTCAAAGAAAAAGGCAAGCACTGTATTGTTCTTGGATTCACTGGAGAAAGGCAGTGAAACAACCTTTCCTGATGAAAACATGGGTGTTCCAGTTGAACTCTTCCAAATATTAGCAGAGTGTGAAAAGCAAAAATGTTCTGGAGAGGCTCTCTTGAGGAAAGCAAAAGAGTTGTCATGGTCAATATTGGCAATGGTTGCTTCATGTTTCCTTGATGTCTCTTCATTGTCATGCCTGACAGTTTGGTTGGAAATTACTGCAGCAAG AGAAACTTCATCCATTAAGGTGAATGATATCGCTTCCCAGATTGCAGACAATGTTGGAGCAGCTGTAAATGCTACTAATGCCTTGCCTGTCGGTGACAGAGTACTTACATTTCATTACAATAGGCAGAGTCCTAAACGTCGACGGCTAATAACTCCTGTTTCACTAGACTCCTCTGCTTCTGCAATATCTGACATCTCTAGCTCTTCtataagtgaaaaaatatttgattcccAAGGTAAAACTATGGAGAATGATAGAAAAATAGAACATTTTGGATGCATTAATGTTCCTAGTAATTCCGATGAAGGGCCTGCTTCTCTCTCAAAGATGGTTGCAGTGCTTTGTGAACAACAATTGTTCTTGCCCTTGCTAAGGGCATTCGAGATGTTCCTTCCATCATGCCCCTTGCTTCCATTCATCCGCGCTCTTCAA GCATTTTCGCAAATGCGCCTCTCAGAGGCTTCTGCACATTTGGGTTCCTTTTCTGCACGAATTAAGGAAGAACCAATCTACTTACAGGAAAATGTAGGAAGAGAGGCGCAGATTGGGGCATCATGGATTAGTTCTACTGCTTCAACAGCTGCTGATGCTGTGCTTTCAACCTGCCCATCTCCTTATGAAAAAAGATGCTTACTGCAACTTCTTGCTGCTACTGACTTCGGTGATGGTGGACATACTGCAGCATACTATCGAAGGATTTATTGGAAAATTAATTTAGCAGAGCCTTTACTTCGTAAAGATAATGAGTTGCATTTAGGTGATGAAATTTCAGATGATGCTTCACTCTTATCTGCACTAGAGAATAATAGGCACTGGGAGCAAGCAAGGAACTGGGCCAAGCAGTTGGAGGCCAATGGTGCACCCTGGAAATCTGCTACGCATCATGTTACTGAATCTCAG GCTGAATCTATGGTAGCTGAATGGAAGGAGTTTCTTTGGGATGTGCCAGAAGAGAGGGTTGCTTTATGGAGCCACTGCCACACACTATTCATCAGATATTCCTTCCCTTCTCTTCAA GCTgggttattttttcttaaacatgCCGAAGCTGTGGAGAAAGATCTTCCTGCGAGGGAGCTTCATGAACTTTTATTGCTTTCTCTGCAATGGCTGAGTGGGATGATAAGTCTTTCCAATCC TGTCTGTCCATTGCAACTTCTGCGTGAAATTGAAACCAAAGTATGGCTCCTGGCCGTTGAGTCTGAGACTCAGGTGAAGAGTGAAGGAGATTTCAATTTTACCTTTTCCACCAGGGAGAGTGGTATCAAGAACGACTCCAGTATTATTGATCGAACTGCTAGTATAATAGCAAAGATGGACAACCATATAAATACAATGAGGAGTAGAATTGTAGAAAAATACGAGTCCAGGGAAAATAACCAAATCCCCCACAAGAATCAAGTGATGGATGCTGGTCTTTCAACTACTTTTGCTGGGAATATGAAGACAAAAAGAAGGGCCAAAGGATACATGGCATCAAGGCGCCCACCTCTTGAATCCACAGATAAAAATGCTGATACTGATGATGGCTCTAGTACTATTGGTTTAAAGAATGAGTTGCAGCTGCAAGAGGAAAACATAAAAGTGGAAATGTCTTTTTCTAGGTGGGAAGAAAGGGTCGGAACAGCAGAGCTAGAAAGGGCTGTACTTTCCTTATTGgaatttggacaaattgtggCCGCCAAGCAACTACAGTATAAATTCTCTCCTGGGCAAATACCATCTGAGTTTAGACTTGTTGATGCAGCCTTGAAGCTTGCTGCTATTTCAACACCTCCTAGCAATGTATCAGTGCCAATGCTTGATGAGGAAGTGCGTTCAGTTATGCAGTCATACGGTATAATGAATGATAAGCACTATGTTGACCCGCTGCAG GTTTTGGAGAGTTTGGTGACCATTTTTATTGAAGGCAGTGGGCGTGGGCTGTGTAAGAGAATAATAGCAGTTATAAAAGCTGCAAACACCTTGGGCCTCTCATTTTTTGAGGGGTTCAACAAGCAACCAATTGAACTACTACAGCTGCTTTCGCTTAAAGCACAAGATTCCTTTGAGGAGGCCAACTTTCTGGTTCAGACTCATCCAATGCCAGCGGCAAGTATTGCTCAAATACTTGCAGAATCTTTTCTAAAG GGTGTGTTGGCTGCACATCGTGGAGGATATATGGATTCACAGAAGGAGGAAGGGCCTGCTCCATTGCTGTGGAGATTTTCGGACTTCTTGAAGTGGGCAGAGCTTTGTCCCTCTGAACCAGAAATTGGACATGCTTTAATGCGTTTGGTGATTACTGGACAAGAAATACCACATGCGTGTGAG GTTGAGCTTCTTATTCTGTCTCACCACTTCTACAAATCATCTTCTTGCCTTGATGGAGTTGATGTTCTTGTGGCCCTTGCTGCAACTAGGGTTGATGCTTATGTCTTGGAGGGTGATTTTCCATGTTTGGCTCGCTTGATAACTGGAGTTGGAAATTTTTATGCTCTCAATTTCATTCTTGGCATTCTTATAGAAAACGGTCAGTTGGATCTTCTTCTTCAGAAGTATTCTGCTGCTGCAGACACAAACACTGGCACTGCTGAGGCTGTCAGAGGATTTCGAATGGCTGTTCTTACATCCTTGAAGCATTTCAACCCCAATGACCTTGATGCATTTGCCATG GTCTACAATCATTTTGATATGAAACATGAGACGGCAGCTCTTTTAGAGTCACGTGCAGAGCAGTCATGTGAGCAGTGGTTTCACCGCTACAACAAAGACCAGAATGAAGACTTGTTGGATTCCATGCGCTACTTCATTGAAGCTGCTGAAGTTCACTCTTCAATCGATGCTGGCAACAAAACACGTAAGGATTGTGCTCAGGCTTCCCTTCTGTCCCTTCAAATACGAATGCCAGACTTCCAATGGCTTTATAGATCAGAAACCAATGCTAGACGAGCGTTAGTTGAGCAGTCTCGATTTCAAGAAGCTCTGATTGTAGCTGAAGCTTATAACCTGAACCAGCCAAGTGAGTGGGCTTTAGTACTCTGGAATCAGATGCTTAAACCTGAAGTAATGGAGGAGTTTGTGGCTGAATTTGTGGCAGTTTTACCTCTTCAGCCTTCAATGCTGATTGATTTAGCTAGGTTCTATAGAGCTGAAGTTGCCGCCAGAGGGGACCAATCCCATTTCTCTGTCTGGCTCACAGGGGGAGGATTGCCAGCTGAATGGGCTAAATATTTAGGAAGATCATTCAGGTGCTTACTGAAGCGAACAAGGGATTTGAAGTTGCGGATGCAGTTGGCTACAGTGGCAACTGGATTTGGGGATGTCATTGATGCATGTACAGAAGAAATGGATAAGGTCGCTGACAATGCAGCACCACTAGTTCTGAGGAAGGGTCATGGTGGAGCTTACCTCCCTTTAATGTGA